CTGTTAAGGCGCAACAGTCTGATAAGGCTCCCGATCTGGTAAAGCGAGACTTTACGGTTGCAACAGTCAATAAACTCTGGGTGGCTGACATCACCTATGTACCTACCTGGTCTGGGTTTTTGTATCTCAGTGTTGTCGTAGATGCCTTCTCCCGTCGTGTCGTAGGCTGGGCTATGGCAACACACCTGCAAAGTGAGTTGGTCTTGTCGGCTTTGAACATGGCCCTTTACCAGCGCCGTCCCGAAGACGTGATCCATCACTCTGATCAGGGAGCGCAATATACCTCGATAGCATTTGGAAAGCGTTGCCGTGAAGCTGGCGTGCGTCCCTCAATGGGGGCTGCCGGTGACTGCTATGACAACGCCTTGTGCGAGAGCTTCTTCGCCACCTTGGAGTGTGAACTGATCGATCGCCGATCCTTCCGTACACATAAGGAAGCCCGCTTGGCTATCTTCTCCTACATTGAAGGATGGTATAATCCGCATCGCAGGCATTCTTCCATCGCCTATCACGCGCCGATAGCTTATGAAAAACTGCATCAAGAACAGGCTTAATACACAAGCCCTAAACTCTCCACCGAAGCGGGGTAACTCCACTCCCGTTAACGCTGAAATGCGTGATATACAAAAGCTTCAACGGGCTCTGGGCGATTCGATCCTGATTGTGGGTATTGATGACGAACCGGCTGACACTGTGCGAGAATTTGTCCAGAATCGCGGATATACCTGGACTTTTATTCTCGATCCGGATAATGAGGTAGCTCGGACCTATAATGTCTCGGTCATTCCCACCTCGGTGTTCATTGACGCCAAAGGCGTAATCGTCCGCAAATTTGTCGGTCAAAAGGACTATAAGACTTTCTTGGAAGCAGCGCGAGAGGCGATTAACAATTGATGTTGCGCTGGTGCGTGGCACACAAGCCGCGGGCTAATTTGCACAGGAGACCACCGCGATCCCCAGAAGATCTTCGAGTGTGTGAAAGCGCACCAGGCTTTTGGGCCGGTTTTTCAAAGAGCGAAACATGAATGGTGGTCCCATGACAAACGGTGATGGAAGTAAACACGGTACGCCCTGGTGGTGGCCACCATTTTCAATCTCTTCATTGCGTGCTATGCTTTCATCAACTTTATCCTAAGTTCAACCGCAAAAAATTTCAAACTGAGACACTCCCAACCTTTGGAGGTAGGCATGTTTGGTCCCTTTACTGCTGTTTTACTCACTACGCTTGCCCTTTTAGTGGCTGTGGTGGTGTCGCCACTGACCGCTCAGGAATCGCGAGAGCCGTTCGGCATCTACGACGATTGGTCCGTCCACCGTCTTCAGGACGGCGATTTACGCGTCTGCTACGCCCAGACGAAGCTGATCTCACCACGAGAGGTGGAAAACGGACTCGGTGACGTGCGCCTCCAGGTGACCAGCCGTTCACTCAGCGGGTCTTCTGACATGATCCGAGTAACGCCAACATCGGAATTTTCCGACAATGACTATTACGTAATGATCAACTCGACGCTGGTTTATGGGGTGAGTCCTGGGGTCTGGGTGAACGTTGATCATACAAGTGTGGTGAACCAAATGAAAGCGGGCGAAGCCGCGAAGAGCGAGATGGTCATCTGGAACGACTCCGATAGAACCTCCGTTGGCGGCTTTTCCCTGCGTGGCTTTACGACCGCATACAATGCGGTCAAACAGTTGTGTCCGAAACCACGGGCGACGCGTGCGGCCCCACAGCCAATCGGTGTAAGTGACATCTCGGTCGACAGGGGGCCGCCTGTCCGATACTCCGAATTCACCGTTACCGGACCCTTCTTCCAAAGCCAGAAAGCAGATCGGATCAAGATCAGGGCGGTGCCTTCAGAGTATGCACCTTATGAAATTGGCTCTTACGCTAACAAGGAGAACGGTTGGCCGCTTGGCGTCTTTATGTATGGAAGTCAGCGACTTGAGTTCTACCATGATGAGGCCCTTATCGATGTCTTGAGAGGCTCTTATAAGAATGAAATAGAAGGGGCGTGTCTC
The genomic region above belongs to Gemmatimonadota bacterium and contains:
- a CDS encoding IS3 family transposase: VKAQQSDKAPDLVKRDFTVATVNKLWVADITYVPTWSGFLYLSVVVDAFSRRVVGWAMATHLQSELVLSALNMALYQRRPEDVIHHSDQGAQYTSIAFGKRCREAGVRPSMGAAGDCYDNALCESFFATLECELIDRRSFRTHKEARLAIFSYIEGWYNPHRRHSSIAYHAPIAYEKLHQEQA
- a CDS encoding TlpA disulfide reductase family protein — its product is MKNCIKNRLNTQALNSPPKRGNSTPVNAEMRDIQKLQRALGDSILIVGIDDEPADTVREFVQNRGYTWTFILDPDNEVARTYNVSVIPTSVFIDAKGVIVRKFVGQKDYKTFLEAAREAINN